Within the Flavobacterium sp. 9R genome, the region AATATACTGAATTACGCGGATTAGTAGATAAATACAGCTTAAACACCATTTGCACCTCAGGAAGCTGCCCAAATATGGGAGAATGCTGGGGAGAAGGAACCGCTACATTTATGATTTTAGGAAATATTTGTACTCGTTCTTGTGGTTTTTGTGGTGTAAAAACAGGAAGACCAGAAACCATTGACTGGGACGAACCTGAAAAAGTAGCACGGTCAATAAAAATAATGAACATCAAACACGCTGTAATCACCAGTGTAGACAGAGATGATGTAAAAGATGGCGGTTCTATTATTTGGAACGAAACCGTAAAAGCGATTCGTAGAATGAATCCAAACACCACACTGGAAACACTTATCCCAGATTTCCAAGGTATAGAAAGAAACATTGACCGCATTGTTGAAGCCAATCCAGAAGTGGTTTCACACAATGTAGAAACCGTTCGAAGACTAACTCGTGAAGTGCGCATACAAGCCAAATACGACCGTAGCCTAGAAGTACTGCG harbors:
- the lipA gene encoding lipoyl synthase; this translates as METTTDNTLPIGKPKWLKVKLPIGQKYTELRGLVDKYSLNTICTSGSCPNMGECWGEGTATFMILGNICTRSCGFCGVKTGRPETIDWDEPEKVARSIKIMNIKHAVITSVDRDDVKDGGSIIWNETVKAIRRMNPNTTLETLIPDFQGIERNIDRIVEANPEVVSHNVETVRRLTREVRIQAKYDRSLEVLRYLKEKGINRTKSGIMLGLGEQEEEVFQTLRDLREAKVDVVTIGQYLQPSKKHLPVKEFITPEQFAKYEAYALELGFRHVESGPLVRSSYKAQKHIL